A DNA window from Porphyromonas gingivalis ATCC 33277 contains the following coding sequences:
- a CDS encoding DUF3078 domain-containing protein, with protein MTGLNASQTSLTNWAAGGENTVAGNLYLNIDANYLKDKWSWDNGLRTDFGLTYTTANKWNKSVDKIELFTKAGYEIGKHWYGSALFTFLSQYAKGYEKPSDHLTRPLHGDWCVFCLLIHCIIGSYFVYLSIKNSIIFLPWHTNPRIPMNM; from the coding sequence GTGACCGGACTAAATGCCTCTCAGACTTCTCTGACCAACTGGGCTGCCGGTGGAGAAAACACGGTGGCAGGTAACCTCTATTTGAACATAGATGCCAACTACCTGAAAGATAAATGGAGTTGGGACAACGGTTTGCGTACAGACTTCGGTCTGACCTACACAACAGCCAACAAGTGGAACAAAAGTGTAGACAAGATCGAACTCTTCACGAAGGCCGGCTATGAGATCGGCAAACATTGGTACGGAAGTGCGCTTTTCACTTTCCTCTCACAGTATGCCAAAGGATATGAGAAGCCCTCGGATCACTTGACGAGACCTTTGCACGGCGATTGGTGTGTATTTTGTTTATTAATTCATTGTATAATAGGGAGTTATTTTGTATATTTGAGTATTAAAAACAGCATAATATTCCTCCCATGGCATACCAATCCAAGAATACCGATGAACATGTAA